A window from Polynucleobacter sp. MWH-UH25E encodes these proteins:
- a CDS encoding NAD(P)/FAD-dependent oxidoreductase: protein MSKKRIAIIGAGISGLGCAYALRQQPNIELTLYEGGNHIGGHSNTVGFTYEHDGKQLSYGVDTGFLVFNRKTYPRLVRLFEEIQVPIAPSEMSFSVSIDTSEKNPSHPKLEWAGNDINSLFGQRSNLLSISFWRMTYDILRFNRMATKLAHDQIAAGHQYSEPDETIASFLDRNRFSQSFRENYFLPMIGAIWSCSVEQMLEFPIQTMIRFCHNHGLLQIQNRPQWLTVQGGSREYVKRIVHALEQNQVVIKRENVLRVNAAHDGSAAEVISASGSALFDEVVMACHSDQTLTLLHGIDQEAKDILAAIPYQENRAILHTDTNFLPETKRCWAAWNYTAKSGTTPSSKQHVSVNYLINLLQPLPKELKDTQIIVSLNPSAEPNPKLVQQEIQYSHPVFDMKAIQAQKELPLIQGTHSIWYCGAWTGFGFHEDGLRSGELVAEALVESLHSPLNTMPKQDTC, encoded by the coding sequence GTGAGCAAAAAAAGAATTGCCATCATCGGCGCTGGCATTTCTGGCTTAGGATGCGCATATGCACTTCGCCAGCAACCCAATATAGAACTTACCTTGTATGAGGGCGGGAACCACATTGGCGGGCATAGCAATACTGTTGGCTTCACATATGAGCATGATGGCAAGCAATTGTCTTATGGCGTCGACACTGGTTTTCTAGTTTTCAATCGCAAGACTTATCCTCGCCTAGTAAGGCTCTTTGAAGAGATTCAGGTCCCAATAGCGCCCTCTGAAATGTCTTTTTCGGTTTCCATTGATACCTCTGAAAAAAATCCATCTCACCCCAAACTTGAGTGGGCTGGTAATGACATTAATTCCCTCTTTGGCCAACGATCTAATTTGCTATCGATCTCTTTCTGGCGGATGACTTATGACATCCTGCGCTTCAATCGCATGGCAACTAAATTGGCTCACGATCAAATTGCCGCTGGTCATCAATATTCAGAACCCGATGAAACCATTGCAAGCTTCTTAGATCGGAATCGTTTTAGCCAAAGCTTCAGAGAAAATTATTTCTTGCCGATGATTGGCGCAATTTGGTCATGCTCTGTTGAGCAGATGCTCGAATTTCCTATTCAAACCATGATCCGCTTTTGTCATAATCATGGTCTTTTACAAATTCAGAATCGGCCTCAGTGGCTTACAGTTCAGGGAGGGTCACGTGAATACGTCAAGCGTATCGTACATGCTCTCGAACAAAATCAAGTCGTCATCAAACGCGAGAATGTTTTACGTGTTAATGCAGCTCACGATGGATCTGCTGCGGAAGTTATTAGCGCTTCAGGATCTGCCTTATTTGACGAAGTGGTGATGGCCTGCCATAGCGATCAAACGCTAACTTTGCTTCACGGCATTGATCAAGAAGCCAAAGATATTTTGGCTGCAATTCCATACCAAGAGAATCGCGCCATACTCCACACCGATACCAATTTTCTACCGGAAACGAAACGTTGCTGGGCGGCGTGGAACTACACCGCTAAATCGGGCACTACACCATCGTCCAAGCAACATGTGAGCGTGAACTACCTCATAAACCTTCTACAGCCGCTACCAAAAGAGCTGAAGGACACACAAATCATTGTGAGCTTAAACCCCTCCGCAGAACCCAATCCAAAATTAGTACAACAAGAAATTCAGTATTCACATCCTGTGTTTGATATGAAGGCTATTCAGGCACAAAAAGAATTACCACTTATTCAAGGGACG
- a CDS encoding glutathione peroxidase, producing the protein MNPIVNRRLTIWIFLFFIGFSLFNTAQAASSCGPLLSHTFPRLQDDAPQNLCQYQGKVILVVNTASFCGFTSQYEGLEKIYAKYKDKGFVVLGFPSNDFGQQEPGSNKEIADFCKNTYDVKFPMFAKSSVSGNNPNPFFKMLIAKTGTTPKWNFYKYLIDRKGNVVDSFGSVTKPTSNSITDQIEKLLEEKAQ; encoded by the coding sequence ATGAACCCTATAGTAAATCGCCGCTTGACCATTTGGATCTTCCTATTTTTTATTGGATTTTCCCTTTTTAACACCGCACAAGCTGCATCTAGCTGCGGCCCCCTGTTATCCCATACCTTCCCTCGTCTACAAGATGATGCGCCCCAAAACCTCTGCCAATATCAAGGCAAAGTTATTTTGGTTGTTAATACTGCTAGCTTTTGTGGATTTACAAGCCAATATGAGGGGCTTGAAAAAATTTACGCCAAATATAAAGACAAAGGCTTTGTCGTTTTAGGATTCCCATCAAATGATTTTGGGCAACAAGAACCTGGCAGTAACAAAGAAATTGCTGATTTCTGCAAAAACACTTATGACGTCAAATTTCCAATGTTTGCAAAAAGTAGTGTATCTGGAAACAATCCAAATCCATTTTTCAAAATGCTAATTGCAAAAACTGGCACTACACCGAAGTGGAACTTTTACAAATACTTGATCGATCGCAAAGGTAACGTGGTAGATTCCTTCGGTAGCGTTACAAAACCGACAAGCAATTCAATTACTGATCAGATCGAGAAACTTTTAGAGGAAAAAGCGCAGTGA